From Gossypium arboreum isolate Shixiya-1 unplaced genomic scaffold, ASM2569848v2 Contig00304, whole genome shotgun sequence, the proteins below share one genomic window:
- the LOC128288849 gene encoding putative disease resistance protein At3g14460 has product MLRFANFETFNIYGWKELGSLSQIGLRLIGHRFITIRDCPQLVSLETEEEILQLDKIPGVESLEIGNCERLNRLPKVLYAFPFITTIELEKCPGLVCFAESNFPPALKELRIVNCVNLQYLVDEKENNNKSMSSNTCLLEHLHIRSCLLEYLHIRYCPSLIWLSSRGDICNRLQHLHIESCLKLSSLFLNTKLPVMLKHLNIGDCPVLECIAQDFLETTDLESILIRRAEKIKSLPRGLDKLSHLQEIRLSRCPNLVPFEESGLPTTNLRVFSIEECENFGLLPKCIHNFTSLRKLKVWNCSADISFPVEGFPTNLTSLAISNASKIYTSLVQWGFNRLTSLQELAISGEGCSSVMSFPEEGIGRMLPPSLRYICIRNFENLEYMCSKGFQHLTSLQQLRIYRCPNLTSLPEKDMLLSLEQLHICNCPLLEEERERSKIAHIPFVRIGFKTVIAGI; this is encoded by the coding sequence ATGTTGAGATTTGCAAACTTTGAAACCTTCAACATCTATGGTTGGAAGGAGTTGGGATCTTTATCGCAAATTGGGTTAAGATTAATTGGGCATCGTTTCATCACGATTAGGGATTGTCCGCAATTGGTCTCTTTGGAAACAGAGGAGGAGATATTGCAACTTGACAAGATTCCAGGTGTTGAATCTCTGGAAATAGGTAATTGTGAAAGGCTGAATAGACTACCAAAAGTCTTATATGCTTTCCCATTCATTACGACAATAGAACTTGAAAAGTGTCCAGGCTTGGTTTGTTTTGCAGAGAGTAACTTTCCTCCTGCTTTAAAAGAGCTGAGGATTGTGAATTGCGTGAATTTGCAATATTTGgttgatgaaaaagaaaataataataagagtaTGAGTAGCAACACTTGTCTTCTTGAGCACTTACATATACGCTCTTGTCTTCTTGAGTACTTACATATACGCTACTGTCCATCTCTAATATGGTTATCATCAAGGGGCGATATATGCAATCGGCTTCAACATCTCCACATTGAAAGTTGTTTAAAGCTAAGTAGCTTATTTTTAAACACCAAGTTACCCGTAATGCTTAAACATCTGAATATTGGGGATTGTCCAGTGTTGGAATGCATAGCCCAAGACTTCCTTGAAACCACTGATCTCGAAAGCATTCTAATTAGGCGTGctgaaaaaattaaatcattaccGCGGGGATTAGACAAGCTCAGCCATCTTCAGGAGATTCGATTATCTAGGTGTCCAAATCTGGTTCCATTTGAAGAAAGTGGGTTGCCCACCACAAATCTCAGAGTTTTCTCAATTGAGGAATGTGAAAATTTTGGACTCCTTCCCAAGTGCATCCACAACTTCACCTCCCTTCGAAAATTAAAGGTGTGGAACTGTTCGGCTGACATATCCTTTCCAGTAGAGGGTTTCCCTACCAACCTCACATCACTTGCAATCTCAAACGCTTCCAAAATTTATACATCACTTGTTCAATGGGGATTTAACAGACTCACCTCTCTTCAAGAACTGGCTATCAGCGGTGAAGGATGCTCAAGTGTCATGTCGTTTCCAGAAGAAGGGATAGGAAGAATGCTGCCTCCTTCTCTCAGATATATCTGCATTCGGAATTTTGAGAATTTGGAATACATGTGCTCGAAGGGCTTTCAACACCTCACCTCTCTTCAACAATTGCGAATTTATCGTTGTCCTAACCTCACATCTCTTCCGGAAAAGGATATGCTTCTCTCGCTTGAGCAGCTACATATTTGCAATTGCCCATTGCTAGAAGAAGAACGAGAGAGGTCCAAGATTGCCCATATACCTTTCGTTAGAATTGGTTTCAAAACAGTCATCGCGGGAATTTGA